A segment of the Crassostrea angulata isolate pt1a10 chromosome 10, ASM2561291v2, whole genome shotgun sequence genome:
AAACCAGTTCATTTCATCACTGTATCCTAAAACTAGTTCATTTCATCACTGTATCCTAGCTATAAACAGTCCATTTCATCACTgtgtttatttgatttaatcaCTTTGCTTGACTGATTTTATCACTTCGTATAGTTCATTCCATTCCTACATAACCAGTCCATTTCATCACTgtgtttatttgattttatcacTTTTTCTGTTAAAGTTAATCTTTTTTGGTAAGCTCATTACACCattgtaatttgtttatttcatcaCTGTGTCTTCCATTTCATCAttgggacttggacacgatttgagctcaaaattttcaaaatatatttttttactatttttgtCTAGAATTGctaatatagatttttttaatggtttgacagaatttgaaagtcaaatatcgagttacagagtttagaattctttgttttgtaaacaaagcccgggtcctgttattgtttacatatttgttgtaCTGGTATAAATTTCAATCTAATGTTGCTGTTTGTTGCgatgaaattatttatgaaccCAGTGAATCAGTCTATCTTGTTCccacaagttattttgataaagatatggcaatttctttactttacagtatttgtaaacaaatataagactcgggctttgtttacataacaacgacttctttcctctgtatctcgcttgtaacatgACTTCTAACATCCAAATTTtatgaatcattcaaaatacaaaattaaactattttatacatagaaatcaaaaataaaattcaaaagtgtCCCGGTCCCTTTAAAAGACTCatttcataacttttttttgttcatttttcttACTATATTCCATTTAGTATCTTTAGTACAGTCATATTAGGCCAactgattaattttatttttcatattaataggGCTGGTTGGTCGTGGTCATTTTAaggctatatacatgtaaatctccTTAAAAAGATGAGCTCTGAATTAAGTTATAGGAAAACATATTGGAATATTTGaaagataaaaatgatatggaattttgaataatgattgtattttttatttaaggtgGATCTGatggatacatgtaatttgttgaCCAAACAGCTTCCTTAATTGAAAAGGAAAAACcaagttattccccttttttaaatattgcaatacaactaaaacaaatgttaaaaaccAAACTGAGACATATTATAATGTTTTGATATGTTTTGTATGAAAAACtaagaattgattttttttaccatgtttaTGCAAGTTATTCAGTGTTTTATATTGGTATTTACAGGAGCAGACAGGCCTTCAGCAGACACAGGGCTCAGTAGCTGATGGCGTCCTCACCTGTGGCTTTGATTTACAGAAATCAGCCATTAATCTGGATGCTGATTCATACCTTTTCTTTGCCAATGGGCCGATTTTTCCAAAGCAAATCAATGGTAAGAGTCACACATTTGTTTATAGCTTCTCAAGACAATGTTTTAGAATATAGATAAATACCCAGTATGTTGCAAATTGGATATGTTCTATGTGAGTGCAATCCTGATTAGTGTTAATGTCTTGTATTGTTTTTATACCCCTGCTCTGAAGGagaagggggtatactgttttacccttgtgtgtctgtctgtccatctatTGCTGTCCTTCTGTctttctgtccgtccgtaacaacaatttctgtcacatttttctcagcaactatttattgcagatgcttaaaattttaacacagtatttgtttaggcatgccatatcgtggaatatatttttgtaccaatcggatgttaacttcctgttaaatggcgactttgtttatttctagcctaaatttacaaacaaattttcgtcaaagatttctcagcaactatctatcgcagatgcttgaattttaacacagtatttgtttaggcatgccatattgtgggatatattttgtatcaatcggatcccaactttctgttaaatgttgactttgcttattttgtatattcacaagggggggggggtgtatcactagtgagcattggctcacagttATCTTGTTATTCTTGTAAATTGTGGTTGTATTATCGATAATCTTGTACACCCAGTAGAACAGATTTCGTTTTTGTTTGTGTCCCGACccttttaatgaatataaatgaatagaaataatataacgGTACTTACAAATAATGTATTTGCATAAGTGAAGGTTCatgatatacatgcatatacatgtagtcatgTCAAATACAATTATTGAAATGTGTGTCACATGACACATGTTATGGGTCACATGATACATGTTGTCACATTAGTAACATTATGAAAGGTTAAGtgagttacatgtaacatgaagTAAACAGTTAACATCAGTTTATAGTGGAGAAGGCCAATTGGACTTGAGCATCTTTTAAAAGTTGCATATGAGTGCAGTGTGGTACGTTTTTCTCCTTTTACAAAtagaattattttgatataaaaaaaactattggcCAGTTGAAGGAGAGAAATGTTCCTTCTTGTGCTCATGTATTTTAAGGCTTTGAAATGTTAGGCGGAGCTAAACGCCTATGGGGAATGAACGTAAACAGGTTAATCTTACCATGAATAATGATGCATATCTTCTAAATGATTGTTTAATCTTGAATAAAAAAGGGAGCTAGTCTATATGGCTACATTATCAAAGATTAAGTACTTggttcatacaaataaaaactttttttcaatttattgggAACCGTATTTCACTTCATCTTTATTCATCTTAAATTCCTTCCTACAAGACTTTGTTCATTGATTAGAATGATTTCACATTTCAGGTAAAAGTATGCACTCCCACATCCCCAAGATCTCCCCCAGCATGGTCGACTTCCAGTCAGCCCAGGTGATCGGGGGGACCGCCATCCAGCTCCTGATTAAGGTGCATGGTAAGTGGCGATGTCAGAGACTTGATCATTTAGTCATAGAAGCTTTTTTAGAGCCATATGTAATACTGACACTAGagcaataaaaacaaaatttattttaattgaaaatcctTCTTGTTAAAATTACCTTAGAagtaattttattgattaatcTCTTTTAAAGTATTGACAAGAGTAATGTAAGCAAAACTtctcttgaatttttttttcaatctctAGTAGCTATATGACACATTTTATTTCAACCtatttttcttacctttgaCAATACCCATTTTGTAGGGTTACTGATGATAACGGCCTGGATTGCCTTTGCAAGTATTGGGGTGGTGCTGGCCAGGTATTATAAACCTATGTGGGCAGAAAGGAAATTACTGGGGGAGAAGGTCTGGTTTCAGGTAAGTAGCTCTTAGGGGCGGGTCAAACTATGTTTTACTCAGATTAcgctatttttattttaaccaaCCTTTTTTGGTCAGTAGATTAAAGCACAGTTtaaaagatacaaaaaagataGATATGACATCATTTGTCATGACTTAAACAAAAATACCAATGCTTTTGTACTAGATTTCAGAATTTTGCACTTATTTTTGCTCTGTAAGGGTAGACCATGTTGTTTGTAGATACATCGCACCCTGATGATCCTGACTCTGTTGTTTGTGATATCTGCCTTTGTGGTCATCTTTGTTCATGCAGAAGGATGGAGCCGGGTAAGGGATATTAATTGACATGTTAACATGTCCTATATTTAATATACACATATACAAGTGAATATATATCTCATGAAGTAATATAGACAATGCATATTGGTCGATCAAAATTCTAATCAGATAAATATGGAAGATaaggtaatatacatgtatataaatcatCTGTTTGATAATTTCTAAAATAAGGCTTACTAGTAATTACATCTGAATGAATATCATGATGAATACTCTTACTGTAGAACTTGGTTTTACATTGTAATGTCtagtaaaattaaagaaaagttgttttatCCAATGAGCTATTCTTTCCTTTTTGTGATAAAAttcttttcatatcaatttgAATTCTTTTGATTCTTTTCATGTCCTCTGAATGTATATctctatagtttacagatgacGAGGAATACAAGAAAGCACATCCATACCTTGGGGTCATTGTCACAGCCTTGACCTTTATCAATGTAAGTTTATAAGAGAGGCTGGAATGTGGAATCATTTGAATTCAACAGGCATGTGAGCTTTTGCTGAGTATTTGTCTTTCCACTTTATCATGATGAAGTATAAGCAAGCATTGTATCTCTTTGTTGTAGCCCTTAATGGCCTTGTTTCGCCCCCACCCTGATGACCAGTACAGATTTGTGTTTAACTGGGCTCATTGGTTTGTTGGGACTGTTGCTCGGATTCTGGCAGGTTAGGGGTTGGAATTCATTGATACATCATCGAACAAGGAAAATCTAAATTACATAATATTTCTTTCTCTTTATTGACGTTGAGATGTTTCTTACAATGTTCCTGTATTAGTCCTTGCTTTTACCATGAGTCTAATTCTATTTGCAGTGATAACTATTTTTATTGGAGTGACTTTGTCAGAAGCTGGAGCACCAGAATATGTGATATATATCCTGGCAGCCTATGTGGCCTACCAGCTATTTATAGAACTGGTCATGGAGTTTCATGAATGCTGTGTTGTCAGGGCAAATACTGGTGGGttacattataattataataacttaaaggaagtgaacatgaaaaaattaattgttgcttaattaattttaaagccCTTTGAAGcttaaaaatgaggtctgttacctttttgtttatttctataatgagattttatcaatttaacactctcagtgaaaggtttatggaggtaatccattattccccagcatgcatctgttctctgacgtagataagctacattgctgctggtgactgggtcaatgttggaactaggccagtgtttatgtacagagttgataaaagttacaagaaaaaatatgccttgatgtgaagaaaaattttgtgtactgtcatgagaagacaaggatttagtacatttctataaatgaacctcagataaatatatatgatttgtgcaaaaaatgaatagataaattaatttgtgaaatatatgAGACCATCGCATTCCTGATGTTACTTTGTACGGAGatgtggcagtcagtgtttacataaataaaatgctgtttgtagatttcaatttaaattaatataaaaatgtaatttcattttctttgtggccATGGTCtcttaccgttactttttatttaggCCTAAAAGccctggaaatttttctgatttgtttttatcttagaTCTTGATGATATATGTACACAGTtctgtttatgctgtcagaagaataacaggactgagacactttttaaaagtcaggatgctgagcaatgcaccttgtgtgctcatttatgtagcacacatatgttcaaactcataaacaagaaattcccgagtgcaagaaaaactaggtcacaataacactgatccacggacattccattctagttacatgtcacattaactgctggtgggaatgcatcattctgagatccaaaatcttcctccataaacactgtttaaaaatgacaactctttacatcCATTGCAAGTttcaattcacattttgatgatggcattttatctctattactaaacgtgtgtaaaaatgcaatgtgtctcactggcgtcagcatcagtgctgccctctcttagatgcttagagataacccagcagggaggtaatgattttaacaatatggcagcgctcatggattgcaagaattagttattctaagtggCATATCTTCTTACTGAGGAAAGTTCtgtctaaacggttttcagatatcattatacacatcaaacagacaaatttgagcccttgataattttttcatgttcacttcctttaatacatgtatatttttctcttaaaaGATCATTGTGTTTGTTTCGCTCACCTGGCGTCCCTTACTTGGCCACTTTTCATCCTGCATCAATTGTCCATATAtttgtttgttcttttttcTTCTGTCTAATaaccttttacatttttgacttatTCTCTTTAATCTCTGGGTtaatttaacatagatatatttataggaattaaacaaaaaaaaaccccacagaGGCTTTAACCAAGAAAGTTAGATGAATGCAAGTTCCatcacttataatgaattgttGTGTTGAAATCAAGTCAGAGCTAGAGGGCAGTAATTGGGGTACATTGGATCACctttcattttatgaatacaccattatgttcatgtatatttaattattatgcATCCGAATTTAACCAGAAGTTTAAGATGTagagttgatatttttttatgattccAATTTTTTCAGGTAAAGGAACGGCCTATGAAATGAAGAATATATCAGACCCTGGTTCAGAAACCCCAGCAGCTGTTAACAGGGTAGGTAAAAGGCATAGATACTCTACATGTAGTACACTATCTATGGTACATCTCAACAGGGAAggcaagatacatgtattctagTAAATTATTTACAGTACATTTCAACAGGGTAGGTTATTTGCATAAACATTCGAGTACTTAAAGTGCAATACATATCAAATTActtcttttaaatcatttttaacacCAAGACTTGTGCTGCTTGAAAAAGTTAACATTGCtataaagataaaaggctgtaaattttgtacatacatgcaCACAATTGTACCGTTATGTTACATGCATTGACATGATTTAGGCAATTccttttgcattttatttttcttttgctaGGGAAGGAAATTCAAGAATGTTATGATTGGACTTCACACAGTGGTGATTGCTGGCTTTACAGTGGCTATTCTGGTCAGTGTGGCTTAGCTTTACACTGGCTATTCTGATCAGCGCAGGTTACATGTAGCTTTACACTGGCTATTGTGGCCAGTGTAGCTTAGGTTTACACTGGCTATTGTGGCCTGTGTGGCTTAGCTTTACTCTGGCTTATCTTAAACGTGGCTTAAAGGTCGTGAGGAAAGGAAAATACTAAAATCAAAGCTGTGACTCATGTGTACAGCATTTATATGACAacgaaataattttaaagaattagtGATTTATCTTTtcctcttttctttttaaatcttttaaaatgtcatggatatattttgcaaatgtatattttgaaaaatcttctgGTGACTTTATTTTTGATATAAGATATGATCTTTCAATATTTGCTACCATGTTGTAGACTTATGGGTAAATATCTGATACTGTTATTTCTCAATGGAATTAGTTAttcaagaaattatttttttacacaGGGTATTATTTGTGAATCATGTATACAAAGTTCTTCACAGATTGGTGCAATATTTAAGTTAATTTGTGCTAATgttatatgaatttttgtttattatgtcCCTACCCAAGAGAAATCCCTTGCAAATGCCAACTAGTTTTGAAAACCAAGTCCCTTAACTCACATACCATTTTTTCTTCTGTCTAATTTTTCTGACAGGGTTATCATTCCTTCAAGGGATTTATAGATTAACCTTCGATgacttttatatataaaaacgtttttttttcagcaaactttttgtgtgggtttttttggtaTTAGGAAAACCAAGAGTTTTTTTCAGTtacttacatgtagttttatgAACTTTTGATATTCACATCGCATAATATCTCAATGTTTACTTTTTCATCCGCTGCTGTTTTTCTCAATGTTTACTTTTTCCTATATGGTTGTATTTCTCAGATATTTACTTTACAAAGCTTTTTGATTTGTCATAATAATAAACTCCTACCTCATTATTAATGAGAACGGTTGTGACTCAAGTGGAATGAATAGATCTTCAATCTCGTATTTACTTGAGTTTATACAGTTATTCAGTTTATCTTCACATACACTGATATTGTagtttataatattaaaactatgcaatatacaaaattttaaaactaaattcattcagtgatatttgtttaaaatgtacatatgatatATGATGAGTATttgttatttgatatatattttaattagttGTGCCTTGCTGATCAAGTATATTtaatctttatacatgtattttgtattaGTTAGATtgttaattatcaaataaagtAGATTCAAATTCATATAATATTCTGATGCGTTTCTATATAGGACATATATTTTGATaggaagttttgaaaaatataaggATGAGTGTTCTTTAGTCTAGAGTGTATTCTAAAGTTGTTTGCTTTGAAGAATATttaatgattccagagtgtcatttttgtgctagaaccattatgacgtcataattgatttaattaattttttcccGTATCTTACGAAGTTAATGGAATTAtgtggaaaataaaacaatattttgacattctatatttaataacgggaaaagtaatcccggtacccatattcaatttgacatcattttaaagaggaggtcaagagcttgtttaatgccgtttttggagagactgtaggcaatctaagatatatttcattagtcaaaaatggacaaaaatccgagatttgttactcttatccttcatatttcatagaaaatggttgttcaaaacataatttttagctcacctgagctgaaagctcaagtgagctattctgatcacattttgtccgtcgtccgtctgtccgtctgtctgtccgtctgtctgtccgtctgtaaactttttacattttgaacttcttctctaaaaccgcttatccaatttcaaccaaatttggcacaaagcatccttatgtgagggcgaatataaattgcaaaaataaaagtccgatctgtattcaaagcggagaaaaccttgaaactgtagaaaaaggggggtgcatttttaaaaatcttcttctcaagaactactgattccaattcaacgtagtttagcataaattatccttatgggaaggaaaatataaattgcaaaaattaagtgctaattctgtgtcaaatttgagttattacgaaaataataataaaggaaatgggtatttcaatcagtttaatagcttcgggctcggcatccggtaatccggcatccggtaaaatgggtaggcaagacttggtctgggcaaaacaaagattggcagatattaatctgccaatctcattaaaatatcaggatatttgatggactagtatatttgtattcgctgtaaatattgctgcaaaataatgcgtatttggaattgacgattgtcgatctgccttggcttttattttgccacggcccgggtttgcatacccattttacctagactcgtattccatacatctaaaacgaggttctttgtttaaagcagccatgacattataagaaaaagggtcgatctgactatgatgaatttgcttgttgtgcaacagttcgcgtatgaagggacatttttgaaacatgcaaaatatatcgttgccgattttgtgaagtaaattgaggctaaatatttcaatgcgttgacagttttcacacatgacgttggtgttagcttgttccgattttcgtttcgttttcattatttctgcttgtaacctgggaacaatcgtctgtattatttcgtgatttttacgtatcaaatcaaacagagactttggtaaatcaaacagttaactgtttacctgcgcaaattaagcaaaatctgatgtattaaaaaataatgaaatacaattcattctaccggtaattcgatcggcattatcttttgcgtaatggtagattaatgcaatgggttttgttgcgatgctcggcattttctcgagtttattcaatttaaataaagtttgacattgctgacggaaatatgtaggtatatacatgtatctatatgattcatttcgaaaaaataaattgtgttctttatttgttatagtgaatgtttcttgtgtttaattgttttcaatttctaataactaaccatatttgagtgttaagcttcaaattataagcaagatacagagatttgctcacaattctatgtttgtacacagatcttaaaaactaaagattaaaaaagtaaaaaatttgtcaatatttattgagaaaattttcaaagtctgttcgttcagaaaccaactttaacatcttattgtattgtaaacttaacattttttcgtcattattactcctactgtacatgtgatccttcactgtgtttgtgtacatttgtataaactgattttgaacctcaaataccagtgaactggtattgagtgaataaaagaatataaaatcttaggccattctttttttccattttaaatgctgaataggaaataccaagttaaaaatcataagctgaatgtaataaactcatgtgaacaaaatatgaatcaaacctaggcgaactgtgagctctgtatgttgcttataattctacaattgacgctgaaattttggttgaacattagaaaatctctatgaattagagtatgttaaatacttgtacaaacaaaataaaataatgatactgtgaaatcattagatttcgtggtggctcatttttcgtggaattcttgggtacctctcatccacgaaataacatccttcacgaattgatgaattagggtaataaagtcatattcccttttgtagatatatatgaaaacacgaaattacgtccccacgaatctgtaaaatttaagtcatccacgaaaattggcccccacgaaatttaatgattccacagtattctgtatatatctactctccttctctttatacaataaataatgtgaaatctacatcaattttgatagtttttcagacacgagtaaataaaaacgacatctttaaaacagtttccatatttctgacacatttctgttgcggggataaagtaattatcgctattcctaagaatatcacagcggaaaattatcctggtttgtacgcgaagtaaataacagtcatttaattgtaatggagaagacaaataaaatttttgaatgtttttaatttgagaaattgagcacattgaggtacaattttcttcttcacatctatacgtgtagggtttttaaaataaaaaacaataactattatttttttttaaaacaataactagtaagtactgagtagttgatgaaaaaaatgtaactatatgcactcatatattttgatcgctttacaaagtgggggggggggggggcagaacgaaaatatagggatttggaagttaacaacttaacagtatacctctaccaaatgtttagttttatatcttgcgtagaattttcttattctggtaaaaaatagtatttcatgaaggtacaatgtcaaagattacatgtatacaaaaaaagtgtaaaa
Coding sequences within it:
- the LOC128166225 gene encoding ferric-chelate reductase 1-like isoform X1; the encoded protein is MPRKLTPILLTLSAGIILLSQICQAHAQAGKFTQDPKCGSTKGCYTDCAQSCTFEVAWEDKGTAVTFTIRYDLESKTDVWAAIGISEDMKMGSDNVVECHYESGTVIAMRSQNTGKMNIAAEQTGLQQTQGSVADGVLTCGFDLQKSAINLDADSYLFFANGPIFPKQINGKSMHSHIPKISPSMVDFQSAQVIGGTAIQLLIKVHGLLMITAWIAFASIGVVLARYYKPMWAERKLLGEKVWFQIHRTLMILTLLFVISAFVVIFVHAEGWSRFTDDEEYKKAHPYLGVIVTALTFINPLMALFRPHPDDQYRFVFNWAHWFVGTVARILAVITIFIGVTLSEAGAPEYVIYILAAYVAYQLFIELVMEFHECCVVRANTGKGTAYEMKNISDPGSETPAAVNRGRKFKNVMIGLHTVVIAGFTVAILVSVA
- the LOC128166225 gene encoding ferric-chelate reductase 1-like isoform X2 codes for the protein MPRKLTPILLTLSAGIILLSQICQAHAAGKFTQDPKCGSTKGCYTDCAQSCTFEVAWEDKGTAVTFTIRYDLESKTDVWAAIGISEDMKMGSDNVVECHYESGTVIAMRSQNTGKMNIAAEQTGLQQTQGSVADGVLTCGFDLQKSAINLDADSYLFFANGPIFPKQINGKSMHSHIPKISPSMVDFQSAQVIGGTAIQLLIKVHGLLMITAWIAFASIGVVLARYYKPMWAERKLLGEKVWFQIHRTLMILTLLFVISAFVVIFVHAEGWSRFTDDEEYKKAHPYLGVIVTALTFINPLMALFRPHPDDQYRFVFNWAHWFVGTVARILAVITIFIGVTLSEAGAPEYVIYILAAYVAYQLFIELVMEFHECCVVRANTGKGTAYEMKNISDPGSETPAAVNRGRKFKNVMIGLHTVVIAGFTVAILVSVA